In the Candidatus Margulisiibacteriota bacterium genome, one interval contains:
- a CDS encoding flagellar hook-basal body complex protein FliE: MAIKPISADLRLAQLMGDDTLIAQAPGTTSAAPIGSAAAALTGDRPLSGNMFDDVLNKTIEALNGVSRSEFHANQMIDRYSRGEVELHDVMVAQSKASVMVQMAVTTINGAVNTFKEITQMQI, encoded by the coding sequence ATGGCGATCAAACCGATCAGTGCCGACTTGCGTTTAGCCCAGCTGATGGGAGATGATACCTTGATCGCTCAGGCGCCGGGGACGACCTCTGCGGCGCCGATCGGTTCAGCCGCTGCCGCTCTTACCGGGGATCGGCCGCTTTCCGGCAACATGTTTGATGATGTGCTAAATAAGACCATTGAAGCGCTCAACGGGGTTAGCCGGTCCGAGTTTCATGCGAATCAGATGATCGATCGTTATTCCCGCGGGGAGGTTGAGCTGCATGACGTCATGGTCGCCCAATCAAAGGCGAGTGTCATGGTCCAAATGGCGGTCACAACTATCAATGGCGCGGTTAACACGTTCAAAGAAATAACCCAAATGCAGATATAA
- a CDS encoding flagellar basal body protein, protein MEVFDHALSQLERSMTISTKRQAVIAQNIANAKTAGYEAMEFDEQLMKAVKRQENKDVILEDELSALTDNSVKYSSYVRLMSSKIAILKSIASQGRK, encoded by the coding sequence ATGGAAGTATTTGATCACGCGTTAAGCCAGCTGGAAAGGTCAATGACGATCTCGACCAAGCGCCAGGCGGTCATTGCCCAGAACATAGCTAATGCCAAGACCGCTGGCTATGAGGCGATGGAGTTTGACGAACAATTAATGAAAGCGGTCAAGCGCCAGGAGAACAAGGATGTTATTTTGGAAGATGAATTATCGGCTTTAACCGACAATTCGGTGAAATATTCTTCTTACGTGAGGCTGATGTCTTCAAAGATCGCTATTTTGAAGTCAATTGCTTCGCAGGGAAGGAAGTAG
- the flgC gene encoding flagellar basal body rod protein FlgC, with translation MGLNQAMRISVDGMDAQRITQELIASNLANASTTRTVFGEPYKRKVAVYSEKPITFAQTLSQAENRLATGGGVKVEVVDDKAPFERVYNPGHPDADEQGYVLMPNVKMSTEMASMVEASKYYEANITAFNATKKMLQDALQIQ, from the coding sequence ATGGGGCTTAACCAAGCGATGAGGATCAGCGTCGATGGGATGGACGCGCAGCGGATCACTCAAGAGCTGATCGCCTCCAACCTGGCCAATGCCAGCACCACCCGAACGGTTTTTGGCGAGCCGTACAAGAGAAAGGTTGCCGTCTATTCGGAAAAACCGATCACTTTTGCGCAGACCCTTAGCCAGGCGGAAAATCGTTTGGCGACCGGCGGCGGGGTCAAGGTTGAAGTTGTTGACGATAAAGCTCCGTTCGAAAGGGTTTATAATCCCGGTCATCCTGATGCCGATGAACAGGGATATGTCTTGATGCCTAATGTTAAGATGTCGACTGAAATGGCCAGCATGGTTGAGGCGTCAAAATATTACGAAGCGAACATTACCGCGTTCAACGCGACAAAGAAGATGCTGCAGGATGCCCTGCAGATCCAATAA